The following are encoded together in the Pectobacterium wasabiae CFBP 3304 genome:
- a CDS encoding AzlD domain-containing protein, which produces MSWLLIFVLSGIVFFNRYIFLEPAVPVKIPALLHRALKYSAPCLLTAICGPIILMDHGVIRAFPDNPYFLGAIVSIVISFFIRNIVIAVLLSMLVFYMIAALL; this is translated from the coding sequence ATGAGTTGGTTATTGATATTCGTTCTGTCGGGGATCGTGTTTTTTAATCGCTATATCTTTCTTGAGCCCGCCGTACCGGTAAAAATTCCGGCTTTACTCCATCGAGCATTAAAGTATTCAGCGCCTTGTTTACTCACTGCGATTTGCGGACCGATTATTTTAATGGACCACGGCGTGATTCGCGCCTTTCCTGATAACCCTTATTTTCTCGGCGCGATTGTGAGCATCGTGATTTCATTTTTTATCAGAAATATTGTGATAGCCGTGCTCTTAAGTATGCTGGTTTTTTATATGATTGCCGCCTTGCTTTAG
- a CDS encoding methyl-accepting chemotaxis protein, whose protein sequence is MSDVPYQSIALYEKPESWRSAPGVHNIKLTPLFIVVFSGVLLLFALAVATSSYFLKQAELSLNESTLELNVRMELVDSANHMRAARMNLLHAVNHLHNGLTDSYNASMKAAEERLAMSQQMFNGYQNRAVRADVEQARDNELKARYSDYVERGIKPMFDIAKRGNVDELNAFESTTLSKLDDEYDVPLKASYLYRVEMAKNINVTADRHSTLGYTLMTGAFILAIVLTGMTFLLIRRVIINPIQYWVSRIQAIAQGDLTRTSVDVGRNEIGILGDNIQQMQDSLSETVGSVRDSAESIHSSSTKIAVGNTDLSARTEQQAAALAETAASMEQLTAAVKQNTDNAHHASKAATDTSSKAVNGGDIVEQVVGSMAGIAKSSDKISEIISLINGIAFQTNILALNAAVEAARAGEQGKGFAVVAGEVRSLAQRAANAATEIAALIKESEARVTEGTTLASEAGKAMGEIVAEINNVTRIMNEIALASDEQSSGINQVSLAISEMDRVTQQNATLVLEASSSAASLEQQAERLNLGVSRFHLM, encoded by the coding sequence ATGAGCGATGTACCGTATCAGTCAATAGCGCTTTACGAAAAACCAGAATCCTGGCGGTCCGCCCCCGGGGTACATAATATTAAGCTAACACCTCTTTTTATCGTTGTTTTTTCTGGTGTTTTACTGCTCTTTGCCCTGGCTGTCGCAACATCATCCTATTTTTTGAAGCAAGCAGAATTGTCATTAAATGAATCAACGCTGGAATTGAACGTTCGGATGGAGTTAGTTGATAGCGCGAATCATATGCGTGCGGCACGTATGAATTTGCTGCATGCGGTGAACCACTTACATAATGGTCTTACGGACAGTTACAACGCCAGTATGAAAGCCGCCGAAGAACGGCTGGCGATGTCGCAGCAAATGTTTAACGGATATCAAAATAGAGCGGTTCGCGCTGACGTTGAACAAGCACGTGATAATGAACTGAAAGCACGCTATAGCGATTATGTCGAGCGGGGTATCAAGCCGATGTTTGATATAGCGAAACGGGGCAATGTTGACGAACTCAATGCGTTTGAGTCGACCACCCTGTCTAAGTTGGACGATGAGTATGACGTGCCGCTGAAAGCGTCTTACCTTTATCGGGTTGAGATGGCAAAAAATATTAATGTGACGGCCGACAGACATTCAACGCTGGGATATACGCTCATGACGGGGGCGTTTATTCTTGCCATCGTGTTAACCGGTATGACGTTCTTATTAATTCGCCGGGTCATTATTAATCCAATACAGTATTGGGTGTCGCGTATACAAGCGATCGCGCAGGGAGATTTAACGCGCACGAGTGTGGATGTGGGAAGAAATGAAATTGGTATTTTGGGGGACAATATCCAGCAAATGCAGGATTCACTCTCAGAGACCGTTGGCTCGGTGCGTGATAGTGCGGAGTCGATTCACAGCAGTTCGACAAAAATTGCTGTCGGTAATACCGACTTATCCGCCCGGACGGAACAGCAGGCCGCAGCGCTGGCGGAAACGGCAGCCAGCATGGAACAGCTCACCGCAGCGGTGAAGCAGAATACTGATAATGCGCATCATGCCAGCAAGGCAGCGACGGATACGTCATCTAAAGCGGTGAACGGTGGCGATATTGTGGAACAGGTTGTCGGTTCTATGGCCGGCATTGCCAAGAGTTCAGATAAAATTTCTGAGATTATCTCGCTCATTAATGGGATTGCATTCCAGACCAATATTCTGGCGCTTAATGCGGCGGTTGAAGCCGCCAGAGCAGGCGAGCAGGGCAAAGGATTCGCGGTGGTTGCAGGAGAAGTACGTAGTCTGGCACAGCGTGCGGCTAACGCTGCAACAGAAATTGCCGCGTTGATTAAAGAATCCGAAGCCAGAGTAACGGAGGGAACGACGCTGGCATCCGAAGCGGGTAAAGCGATGGGTGAGATTGTCGCGGAAATTAATAACGTTACTCGAATCATGAATGAGATCGCGCTGGCTTCCGATGAACAAAGCAGCGGCATCAATCAGGTGTCGTTAGCAATATCAGAAATGGATCGAGTCACGCAACAAAACGCGACGTTGGTGCTGGAAGCCTCCTCGTCTGCCGCATCGCTGGAGCAGCAGGCTGAGCGGTTGAATCTTGGCGTGTCCCGTTTTCATCTGATGTAA
- a CDS encoding AzlC family ABC transporter permease produces the protein MENTVARSSSSSKDAISPWKHFMTGVVEMLPLCLSVVPWGILAGSMAIQSGLSVGQSIGMSAIIFAGAAQLVSLGLLMSGANVATLLISVFFITAQHLIYGLTLREYVSTLKLRKRLPIGFLLSDELFALSEKKDRKNNVSASYLIGAGFTFYVFWNIFSILGVLMASSVPDLDKYHLDYSIVATFITIVVPMIKKISTFSGVLFSLLLSMLLTYFKIEGAIAIAGVGGMFFSVFIASVLKEEK, from the coding sequence ATGGAAAACACCGTAGCCCGTTCATCGTCGTCATCAAAAGACGCGATTAGCCCGTGGAAGCACTTTATGACCGGCGTGGTTGAAATGCTTCCTCTCTGTTTATCAGTTGTGCCCTGGGGGATTCTTGCTGGTTCGATGGCTATTCAATCGGGATTATCCGTCGGGCAAAGTATCGGGATGTCAGCGATTATTTTCGCGGGGGCAGCGCAGCTCGTTTCGCTGGGCTTACTCATGTCCGGGGCGAATGTTGCGACGCTATTAATCTCCGTGTTTTTTATCACCGCACAGCACCTGATATATGGTCTGACGCTACGCGAATATGTTTCAACCTTAAAATTAAGAAAACGACTGCCTATTGGTTTTTTATTATCAGATGAACTCTTTGCGCTCAGTGAAAAGAAAGATCGAAAGAACAATGTCAGCGCCAGTTATTTAATCGGTGCGGGTTTTACCTTTTATGTTTTTTGGAATATCTTCAGCATCCTCGGTGTGCTCATGGCGTCTTCGGTGCCTGACTTGGATAAGTATCACCTTGATTACTCTATTGTTGCCACGTTCATCACCATCGTTGTACCGATGATCAAGAAGATCAGCACTTTTTCTGGCGTCCTGTTCTCTCTGCTGCTGTCGATGCTATTGACCTACTTCAAGATAGAAGGCGCCATCGCTATTGCCGGTGTCGGCGGTATGTTTTTCTCGGTATTCATCGCATCTGTGCTTAAGGAAGAGAAATGA
- a CDS encoding AraC family transcriptional regulator has translation MHKKPVAQEQTNFRHLEALGGLDMLQAQYYQQRFPRHVHDTYCISVIEQGAQRFYRSGAEHVAPKGDIILVNADDVHTGSSEVDTGWAYRAIYPHPDLFRSINQDIHRTKDSVPWFPDAVVHDPGLAEQLLMTFNMLAQPGNMLLKETLLLSSLTWLTMRYSKTRLTPQILPVATQNILNVKAFIDSYPERELALVELAALAELSVWHFLRQFKAVVGITPHAYLIQARLRKAKDLLRKGNTILDVSVQCGFTDQSHFHRHFKNSLGLTPGEFAKGNV, from the coding sequence GTGCATAAAAAGCCGGTTGCGCAAGAGCAGACAAACTTCAGACACCTTGAAGCACTCGGCGGTCTGGATATGTTGCAGGCGCAGTACTACCAGCAGCGCTTTCCTCGTCATGTTCATGATACTTATTGCATCAGCGTGATTGAGCAGGGCGCTCAACGCTTTTATCGCTCTGGTGCAGAGCACGTTGCGCCCAAAGGTGACATCATTCTGGTGAATGCGGACGATGTGCATACGGGCAGTTCTGAGGTAGACACTGGCTGGGCCTATCGGGCCATTTATCCGCATCCCGATCTTTTTCGCTCGATTAATCAGGATATTCACCGCACTAAAGATTCCGTTCCGTGGTTTCCCGATGCGGTGGTGCACGATCCCGGATTGGCTGAACAACTGCTCATGACCTTCAATATGCTTGCTCAGCCGGGCAATATGTTATTGAAAGAAACGCTGCTGCTGTCGTCATTAACCTGGCTGACGATGCGCTATAGCAAGACTCGCCTGACGCCACAAATACTTCCCGTTGCGACTCAAAATATACTGAATGTTAAAGCCTTTATAGACAGCTATCCCGAGAGAGAACTGGCTCTTGTTGAACTGGCAGCTCTCGCCGAGCTTAGCGTGTGGCACTTCTTACGACAATTTAAGGCAGTAGTCGGTATTACGCCCCACGCTTATTTGATTCAGGCACGTCTGCGTAAGGCGAAAGATCTATTACGTAAAGGCAATACTATTCTTGATGTGTCGGTGCAGTGTGGTTTTACCGATCAAAGCCACTTTCATCGTCATTTCAAAAATTCGTTGGGGTTGACGCCAGGGGAGTTTGCTAAAGGCAACGTATAA
- a CDS encoding helix-turn-helix transcriptional regulator, which translates to MTTYHFSLTLSGVSADTIGLEDALFSSGCDDALVCFYGNAVYLEFDRESPLFSTAVISAIHDIESAGIQANVHSVDAAWVGISDIAALSALSRQAIALLKDGKRGAGDFPSPVQRLRGTSPLWEWSDVADWLAKQKKIPQELADNAQELATINLALQIRNAHQQDELARYCALLSEGKLLREHCR; encoded by the coding sequence ATGACAACGTATCACTTTTCTCTCACGCTATCGGGCGTTTCTGCAGATACCATAGGACTGGAGGATGCGCTTTTTTCCAGCGGCTGTGACGATGCTCTGGTCTGCTTTTATGGCAACGCTGTCTATCTCGAATTTGATCGAGAAAGCCCCCTTTTTTCTACCGCAGTCATCAGCGCTATTCATGACATTGAGTCCGCAGGTATCCAGGCAAACGTCCACTCCGTCGATGCAGCCTGGGTTGGGATCAGTGATATCGCGGCCTTATCCGCGCTATCGCGTCAAGCCATTGCGCTTCTCAAAGATGGAAAACGTGGCGCGGGCGATTTTCCCTCTCCGGTTCAACGCTTACGTGGTACATCGCCGCTATGGGAATGGAGTGATGTCGCCGACTGGCTAGCTAAACAAAAAAAAATACCACAGGAATTAGCCGACAACGCCCAGGAGCTTGCCACGATTAATCTGGCCTTGCAGATACGCAATGCACACCAGCAGGACGAATTAGCACGTTATTGTGCATTACTCAGCGAGGGTAAATTATTACGTGAACACTGCCGCTGA
- the sgrT gene encoding glucose uptake inhibitor SgrT: protein MAISRLSQFYQTYLSTCKATWLRWMSAQQRIALLQQATQWHLNDMSDDEYRHWL from the coding sequence ATGGCGATTTCCCGTTTGTCCCAGTTCTATCAAACCTACTTATCGACCTGTAAAGCGACGTGGTTGCGATGGATGTCTGCCCAGCAGCGAATCGCACTGTTGCAGCAGGCGACGCAGTGGCACCTGAACGACATGTCCGACGACGAATATCGGCATTGGCTCTAG